The Anguilla rostrata isolate EN2019 chromosome 1, ASM1855537v3, whole genome shotgun sequence nucleotide sequence CCTTCACCTTCTTCTTCGCCTTGGTGCCGCCGACAGTCCACTGAGGGAAACGGAAACCACAGCGAGTACAACCGTCAGTACACACGGCAAGTAACCACAGCAACCGTAAaacaacaatacatttttttttttcctatttcattttttttaagtcgCTGTTAAATTTAAAGAGTCATGGGTTGCGATTTTTTGGGCTTGTTTTTGTTATAAATTTTGGAATAAAATTAAAGTTACACTAAGCAAAATGTCGCTAGATGTTGTCTTTTCAGAACAAGCCAGCCCCCTCGTGCCAAAGAGCAAAGAGCACCATCGCTTGTTCAAATCTGACAATAGCGTGAGCCACGAGGAGAAGCGTTCAGGTATATGGGAGGAGGTGAGAGGCTTCTTGTGTATGTTCTTGTGTTGTATCGTCACAGCAACCGAACTAGCACGCTGTGTTGCACAGAATCGCCACCCTCGCCACACCCACCCCGGTTTGCAAATGCCCGCCACCCCGCTCCCCCctaccccacaaacacacaaacggaGTCAACCAGCTtccccccacacaaacacacacacacacggagtcGACCACCGCAAAATAAGTTCTCAACCTGTGGGAAACCCTGCTTCACCAGACAGAACGCTGCTTAGTCAGAACAGGCCTGCTCAACTGGTCACCAGTGAGTGGCTCAactcctcccaaaaaaaaaaaccaccactGTCCAGTTCTCCAGCTCCACTGCCACATTACCCATCCCCTTCCTCAGTGCCCACAGGCAACACTGCAGCGGAGCTCCCTGCTAACGTCACAGGACAGTGAACCCATTTCAGACAGTAATCCTCACTGGCCGATTTTCCCACGACTGCACTAAACGCTGCCAGCCCTCTGttgacaaacaaatgcacacacacgtatacgcTATGGATCAGGCAGGCATGGTGCCAATCCACAAATACTTGCATAAGTGCATCGATCTGATTGTCAATCCCTGCGATCAGCACGTAGGTAAGAAGGAAAAGATCAGTGGGCCTGTGTAAGGCACTCTGAGCTAGAGCTAATGTACAAGCAGAAAGGGCTGCACCGCTGATGCCAGCTAACTCTCCTCTCAGGCTGCTGGAATTTGTTCACGGGCATCAGTTATACACAGCAGATGCTGCActacccctctcccccttttttaatCTGGATGCATTGATAATAAACATCACAACCAACTTGAGCCCAAAATGCACGTGTGAACTGAGCCTGACCCGTCCATACCCAAATAACATTCATCTTGATCACCATGAACGTGCACACTTTCCTCCCCAAAAGCATGACTGCATGTACTTAGAAAAGAATAGAGTTCACTCGCACTGCATGGTGTTACGCTCACCACAAATGTGAGAAGACTtgcctccaaaaataaaactatgaaataatgaattcatACGAAGCCAAATATGAAACtatgaaataatgaattcatatgaagccaaaaatacaaatatgaaataatgaatttgtGTGAAGCCAAAAATACAActatgaaataatgaatttgtATGAAGCCAAAAATACAActatgaaataatgaatttgtATGAAGCCAAAAATACAACtatgaaataatgaattcatCTGAAGCCAGtacctgcctctctctcaccaggCAGCACTGGACCTCGGTCTCAGAGGGCTGCCTGACGGGCAGCAGGCAGATCACAGGCACTGGACTGACCGGAGGACCCAACCATGAGGTAACCCTGCTGCCTGAAGCAAGCCTTTCCAGGGAAACACTAAGCCCAATTACCCATAAGCCCATGGGGCTCCCGGCCACAGTTAGCACTGGCATGGCCAGAATTTGGTCCAAATATGGGGGAGAGTCACAGCACAAATAATACAGCCCATGTCCCCCCATCGGCTTCCGTTTTATCAGTGAACAACCGATGGGCACCGTCCAAAAAATGAAGTTGCAGCAGGGGTTGATGGGAGCAGCAAATTCTTGTCCCGTGGAAACTGTCTATATCACATCTGTTGACAAACATGCAAAGTGCGAAATATCCTCTTACTAGTAACAACTTTTTCTCAACGCAATACAGCCAAAGCAactgatgtgggggggggggggggcttctgccTTTCCTTGGTTTGCAGTTAGCACATTTGGCCACAGAAATATTGTTCCATAAGCAGGCTGGATCTTATTAAAAATCGAGaagacaaactgaaaaagacCCACGGGCCAGGGTCAGGACGTGTGGAGTCCTAATAAACGGTCAAAACGCAACAAAGCAGCAAATCAATTCACTAAATAAACTATTTCAAAGGATTAGTTTTGAAGCAGATAATTAAAAGCAAGAACTGTGATGGGAGCCCTGCATCCACAAGGGCCACAGGACAGACAGCATCTCTACTCACAgggagcagtgcattgtgggagcggggcggggcagcgcattgggggggggggggggcagcacatGGAGTGGctacagacaggaagagaccGGGTAATCAGATCCACAAAAATCTCAGAGGTGCGTTTGAGTGACCTTTTCAAGGGTAACGGCAGCACTTACAGTGACCCAGATATCACCCCGAAAAGACTTCCAGTGAAGCTTGTATATCTATAGATTCAGTCTGAGGACAGATCCCATTTCCTCCAGACTTCGCGCCGCAGCGAGATGATGCGATAGAACCTGTCACGAGAAAACGCCCGATCGGGCATGTCTGCTCTTTATCATCCTCCCTAACGGTAGTGCTGGATTTATTCCTGAAAAACACTTCGAACTTGGCAACAGTTCCAGACATTTAAGACTGTCCCCATGGGGATGCAACGGGCCCCAGCTCTACCGTGCTGACCCGCACATGGAACAGAACATGCACAAAGTAAGATGTTGACAGATTTGTGGCAAATAGACAGCCAGGTGCACTGGGTCACTAGATTTAAAAGACCACATCCAACAGAAACCGCACCGTGTTGTTCTGCACTTTGAGCCTCGTAAACAGAAATAGCCGACTTTTTCCACACTACTACTCTTCTCTCGCATTTTCGTCTCTTTGAAGAAATTCCAGAATAAAGGGGTCACAACATCAGAcgattttgcatttttcactggaaaaaaaagtagagACCATAATTCTAGCCTGCAGCCAAGCTCAGCTTTAACACAGAAAACCCTGACATTGCCTTCTCTAACCATGACAGAAACATGTCATGACAGAGCATGACAGAAACTTTTCATAACACCAtctatatataattttgtaGCCAATGTGTTTATTTGCCAGAAACAGGTTTAACATGCCTGCTGCCTTCAAAATGAAAGCATCAAAgtcaccatagcaacacaaATGTAAGACAAGATACAGCAGATTCTAAATTCTGATTGCAGCAATGGCACCAGCAATTAGCTATGAGTGCAGCAATCAAAGACAACAGCAGACAGCATCAAGAACAACAACTCATAAAAGAACCAAAGGTTGGCAAATGGTCAGGCCTTGCTTTCCCACATTGAGGAACCACCCAGCCCAGTTGGTGAGAAGCGTCTCACCAGCGTCATGTCATGTGACTTTATTTCCGCTGCCCTCAGAAattagaccaaaaaaaaaaacatgcattcttaaaaaatcttttgcaaagctataaatgtttttactttgaAATGTCAATGCTACCTGCATCACTGAACACCACAGAATAAATTAACAGACTTTTCACTGGATGGGATTCAGGGGGAAGGGTTTCCAAGAGGCtacccaccaaaaaaaaaaaatcaagcgcCGTCTCACTTAGCTTCAGATCCTGGGCACTCAAAGACTACAGGGTTATGTGGCTTCTGACCACCCACCCACATGCCCCTATGCTACCATTCACAAACTGGATGAGACATGCACTGAACGTTGTTGCTAGTAGGCTGTATTGATTCCTCAACAGAAGAGAGGGTACACTTTCCTTTACCTAAGCAATGcagcaaaacaacacagaaataCTCAGCCAAACCGCCGTATGGTGTTGTGACAATTCTGCCAGCGCTGAAGGTTTAATGCTGATACTGGTTTCAATAGGACGGTCGTTTCAATATGGAGCTCCACCATGTTTTTTCTATAAGttaacatttcagttttggaCCTAGGATAAACCAGGGCAACAACACCGTACAGAGGTAAATTACATTAACCAGGGAATCGCCGGTACCTCATCATCGCTGTCGGAGGTCTCCGAGTCGGTGGAGGCAGCCGGCTTGCTGGCTGGATCCTCTTGCTCGTCTGAGTCCACCCGCTTCCTCTTTGCTAAAGACAGTAGCTCCTGTGGCCCGGAGAAGAGAAAGACCTCACGTTAACACACCACATTTCCTTTCAACCACCTCAAAACGTCTTTACTGGAAACAACGTTCCAACTGAGATTCCCACATTTtgctttcacacacatttgCGTGTTGTATTTCGAAATTGTCTGAATAAGAGCTTGAGACCAAGAAATGAAACCAACCCATTCTATATGGTTCACTTCCATAATATAGAGCAGCAccacccaaccctgttcctggacatctaccaccctgcaggttttcatttcaaccgtaatttggcacacctgattctactaagtAGAAGCTCAATGAGAATTAtagctgtggaatgaggtgtgctttgttaagggTTGGAGTGGAAAACTACAGGATGGTGCATCTCCAGGCacagggtttggcagccctgATACAGAGGGTTAGAAATAATTTGCACATTAATCTGAGGTCAGAAATGCAACTATTAATTAATTGAAGACCATTCAATGTCACTCAAAACAAAACCTTAACAATGGAATGGCCTACAAGCACTGCACCTATAAACCTACGGAGGTTTCAATGCCAAGGTAGTAATGAACGAGTAAGTCCATCTCTGTCTCCGTCAGGCATACTACACTGACACACTTGACAAAAATCCTTGGATTAAATGTGTTTACAAATTAGAGTGTTTTGCATGTGCAATTAAAGCTAAGCTTTAGGCTCTGTCTTATTTGTCAAAGCCTGTTCTTGCAACCTATTTATACTGTGAAGACCTTGAAAATTGAAGAATAAACTAAGTGCAAAATAGACCGCAAAAAAAGAGCGCGCCGAATTTCACTCAAGTAAATCCTATTTACAGTCTCGTTGAATTTGCGATGAGGCAAATGGCAATGCACCGtttaaaaatagaacattttgtTATGGTTCTCCCAAATTAAATATGCACACGCCACAGTGTACTTCCTAATACTACAACTGTCAGCATGTGCACCACATTAGAATGTAATGCCAAACATACATAATAAACCTGACGAAGGTCAAAAATTTTACTGACAGCAGCCAACATGTTTGACAATCATAGCTAGAGGCGTGCACTGCAAACTCAACGCTGACCCAGAATCGACAATCATTTAAATAACACGCTGTACAGACTAGCTGGCTAGATGTATGTgatttaatgttaattatttaactgaTGTTACCTGGCTAATCGAAATCTAGGCACTCAGAAACAAAACTTACCCCTGCAGACTCTGGTATATGAAAAACCTTCTGGGCTCGCTTTgcaattagctagctagtaaacATTAGCTGCCTAGCCAGCAAGCTAGATAGACAGCTAGACATTTCAGTGTAACCTATTTACAGTTACCAGCATTACTGTTACTCTTCCCGTGTTATTCTGTTGTAATTTTCCATAAATTAATAGCTAGTCACGTAGTAACAACCCAATTCACGTATTCACGTTGCGACGAACGTTTCCAATGTGATTGTTAgaaaatatagctagctaacaaggtACTCAACACTACACCGAGGTAgcaagcttgctagctagccaacCAAGCCGTGCACAGAGGATCATGTTTACGCGCTACACATTCCTTCCCAATAATTTTGTCAACACAGAAATAGATGATGACGTAATTGGAATTAACGTTCTAAATGGTAGTATTCGTTTAACCTTCCCTTCTAAGCGAGGGATAAATTGGCATATTTTACGACGACTCCAGTATCAAGTAGCTAGCGAGTTAGCAAACGAGCTAACTCAAACCGGAGAGGACTGGTTAAGCCCCACGATTCGACAGGCCCGTGGCGGGGTGTTTTTCGCCCAAACTCACAAAGCATATTTTCCATTATACCGTCAAAGCCAGGCCACAATTATTGGAACACGATGGTATGAGATATTCCCAAGCAAACCCTTACCTGATCCAAATTATCATCGCTCGCGCTGTCTTCTGAGTCGGAGTCAATAACGACCCGTCCTTTCCGCTTCTTTACATTCACCATGATTatctacctgtgtgtgtgtgcgttgtgtctCGGCTAAGCACGAAACGGCGGCAGCTCCGCAGTCTTCCACACAAAGGCGCTAGTGGACCACTGGGCATGCGCCTGCACTACACTCGACCCGTTACGTCACAAATTGAACAATTTCATTGACTAGAACTTCAGATGTGATCATTCACATATGggatttattgtatttattctaATATACCATCTAATAACATTGCATTTGGCCGCCTTTCAATACTAGATTGACCATCGCGACTTTGCCTGTAATTAACTCAGTGGTTGCTGTTCTTGGTTTTGTTGGTTTgactcttttctgtttttacagaTAAGCAGTATATTGAATTGATTCCAAAGTAtgtacatgaaaaatatatatatataaaccttaaaaatgacattacaatGTAGTGATGAAGACCGCACAAGTCACtgtctttcagcaagacaataaaTCATTGTTCTGGCTCATTGTGCTCATTTATGTTCCAATAGTGCTTATCTTCCCTGGTCTGCTAGCAAAATATCCCAGTCTTTCCATCTAATAATTAACcagttcaattaaataaatcccTCAGTTGATGTGCAGTGAGTATTCCAGCATAAGGTGTCAATTGTGCATAACCCCAGTAAGTTACAACACATCTGTGGTGACTGAAGTGAGTCGATCTCCCTCAAAATAAAGTGCTTTGAAATGGGTTAAAAGTTGTATATGAATGCAAccgttattaatattatttcacattaaaacatGTTTGAGACATGTTTATGGATTGTGGTGATTCCCAGACTCAAGCCCAGTTTTTGTGTGGAATGAAAGTCATTTTAGTCAGAGAAGTTTCTGACCAAATGCTGTCACAACAATAGCTAGTATAGTTGCATTGACGGGTTTGTAGtttaaagcattaaaaacacGTTGCAGAGGTTGCAGCAATAAGTGCTgatacacacgcatgcgcacacacacattggggATTCCAACTGTtgacaaaaatgggaaaattaataaaaactgagCAGTGAGTGAGAAGAAGCTGTCACATTTTGTCTGTTACTAGCCTATTTAAGTTGTTAGTGCTTGCTTGTGGAACCTAAATGGTTGGAGTAATGTTTTCCTATGGGGCTTCTTAGAACGACGCACCATATGTTTAGTGTTTCTTGAACCCAGAAGATCAGTGGAGCTCAGAGAACTGTACTGGCATGGAATGTACTTGATGTGGTCACCATTTCAAAGGTATTCCCTCAGCCATAATCTAAGCCAGGAGCAGCAAGGTTAAccttatttttgtttgctttataactccaaaaaataataaaatggcgGACATACTCTTGCAATGCAGAATATGGATACTTTAGTAAGCTAGAGTCAAATGATtatggctaacgttagctaattgAACACAATGAGTGTCCGACCGTTCGCCAATGATGGTGCATTATAACAATTATTGCCTTTTAATTTGACGTTAGTACAAATAGGAATTTAATGAATTCGAGTCTGCTTGCCATGGTTGATAGTTAGCTTTTTGTAAACGTTTTGTATATGATAGCTTCGTAACTGcagttataaaataatatttaatacgGCAAAATATAAAGATATTGACAGATATGCTCCAGTTGTTTTACGTGTTAGCCACTAAATATTTACCGTCGTTGCGATTATAAATTTAACTACAGCCGAATGCTAACTCATGAATACGTGGACTCAAATGTTGTTGAAGcaaattttattataaattgaACTTCGTACAGAATCTTCTAGGTGAAACAGAGACTGATGGATTTAAACTAGCTTAAGTctctaatatttttttccctcccaagGATTGTGCCATGAAGACTGCTCACGTAAAGGTGCTTAAGGCTTGATTGCAGATATAGTTTACATGGACGATGGCTTTGACTCCCATGAAGCAGATCACCACCCTTCATAGGGGTCACTTCTTGACTCTCTCGCCGTCCCTCTGCTCCCTTGTGTGCGGCAAACGGGTAAATTTCATGGGGGAGTACCGTCGGCCGGGTCAGCCGCGGGATAACACCCCGCCCTGGAAAAAGATACAGTTCAGCTTTTCCAAGGGTGTGGAgggtgtccagaaacatttaGGGCTGCTGAAAGACGAGATGTTTCAGCGGTTTGTGGGGCCACAGGGACGGCCACTTCAGGTGCATATGCAGGAACAGACTCAGGTGCAGTGGGAATTCCGAGGGCCAGAGAGCCTGTCCCAGTGGGTGGTCTCCTCCGACAGGGAGATTGGGGGCCGAAGTGAAGCCTACCTGAAACTGGGCAGAAACAGCAACACTTGCCTACTGTATGGTACCCTCTGCTCAACTCCACCGCGGGATGGAGAGACTCGCTACAGTGGCTACTGCACGCTACGCTCCAAACAGCCAATGGTCAGTGCGGTACttcctgggggaaaaaaggatgATAGTGTAGAAAAACTGGACTAGCAGACATGCTCACCAACGATTGCCACTTAATGTGAAACTTGAATTTATTTACCAGTTGAATTTATCTGCATCGTTAATCTTTACTAATGCAAAGGACAGTTTGCACTTGCTAATTAGAGAATTTCACTGCGTAATCTTTCTCGACAGATGTCCTTTGACAGGAAGAAGCACTACGATTGGTCAAGCTTCAACACCTTGTATTTACGCATCCGTGGTGATGGTAGGCCATGGATGATAAATATTACCGCAGAGACCTACTTCACCCACCAGAGTGATGACATGTACAACTACTTCCTGTTCACAAGAGGTGGGCCTTACTGGGAAGAAGTCAAGGTACAGAAATTTCTATACAAATCCCTTGAAATTTGGAGGCCAGAGGTGCAATGCTAGTGATTTCACTGTAGTAACTATGtagtagtaaaataaaattgtaatttgCAGCTGACAATCCTCCATCTGTAAATTCTTAAGAGGatctttttctgaaatattattttttaaatcttacatTTGAAACTTGTGATTAGttcctttttgaaaatgctttaaaGTGCAtgtctaaaatgtatttgtatgttaAAATAGCACTGTATCCTATCAAGAACAATATAGTCATCTTAATCTTCAGTTAGCCAGCCATACTTTCTTTAGAAGTTGTTGCCACCATCTGCTCCTATGACCCAGCTGAAAGTCTggggagggaagaaaaaaaaatctgacatttgTGAAACAAATGTTGGTCGAATTCTGGGTTCAATGTGGAAAACATGGCAAGTTTtttcttggctttttttttgggacagaTTCCTTTTTCAAAGTTCTTTATCTCCAGTCGTGGAAGAATACAAGACGAGCAGCACCCTCTCTGGCTCGACAAGGTCAGTATAAATCTGACATCCGACACAATGGACCAACTTTACCATGTAGACAAGAGCTCATAACAAACATGCCTCCCCATGTTGGCTTTATTCAGATCAGCAGCAGTATGGTCATAGCAGCTctaccacacacaaacagcagtaCAGCAATGAAACTAATTTCATTTAGTGCCCTGCAAACCCAATCACTGCAATACGCTCTCACTATCAACGGCACACAAAGGTAGCTACCAATGAGGATGCAAAACGGCTTGGCTTGTGTCTAAGGCCCTCATATTTGTGCTTCTCAGATAAACACAATTGGATTCACCCTTGGCGACAAGGCTGATGGACCATTCCAGCTGGAGATCGACTTCATCGCCGTCTGCAATGACCGCGCGCACACGGAAGAGTTTGCCTACGAGGTGTACAAAAGGAACCCTGAAGTTTGAGAGACTGTGCAGACAATGGAGTTCAATGGatggaaagcacagaaaagaaaaggctgatATCAGACTAAAAAAACCCATCAGCAGCATTGTTCAGACATGGTTATTTTTAATGGTGCAATGTCACCACAGAACAGTGTTTTTGATgttatctgtaaataaatgaacacagaaaagtttttaaatgtcagataATTGGTGCTTTTAATCTgcgaatgtaaaaaaaaaaaacctctacaACTACTTGTCCAGTAATCACTTAAACACAACTTTAAATACAGAATTAGATGTATCCTTTGATGCTAATCTAccaaaaattaaacaagttatatttttttaccagGACTAGAAAGCATAGGTTTGCAGAGCaggcccccccctcctttcctccccccaCAGTGGAGATAGGCTGTACAGATCTTGACAATCGCTTGAAAAACACACTTATACACAGACCGTAAAAAAAAGCAAGGCTAAAATGAGTATTTACAGaagttttttcaaaatacaaaactcAGGACATTGCTAGGCCTCTCCTGGCCCCCAGaatcttctccttcttctgcttcctgtcctgtgtgtggcGTGCACGCCGCTCAACCctacaacaaacaaacacgttACACTAGCACCTGCTGAACAATCCCCATCAATCACACAGGTGAATGAGGGTCAGAGGAAGAGCAGCTGGGATTGAGGCTCCAGGTTTATTAGCCTAGCGCATCCCCAGAAGCTGGCTAGACTCATCTTACACAAGTGTAACATGGGAAGGCTTGTAGCACTGTATGGTTAAGAGACTGAAATTTGCGGCTTGGTGAATTGTGAACATAATAATGTAACGGACATTTAATGGAAATAATAGAAAGGCTTTTTGTTGGGTTTCTAGCAATATAGTTAAGGCTGGGACAATATTCACTAATTCCTCAGTATACAAAAATACCTCCTGTTATTTCAATACTGTAGAACCCACAAGTGTACAAGTTTACAGTGAATGTGTTAATAATCATTACTTTAAACAACATTCACCCCTAATAGGGTCTCAATTTAGGTGACTTGTAAAGCTGTAAAGAGAAAGCTACTAGCGAACACATTTTCTACAGATTACATATTGGCCTCAAACCTGCTCACCTTGTCTGAACCTGGTGTGTCTTGTAATTCTTCTGGTGTGACTGGGTGGTGTTAAGAGCTGCGTTTTCCTTAACGTCAGCAAATGGTTTCAGCTTTCCTGTGTGAAAAAGTGATGGGACGAGTTGGAACACAGTAGTACAGCGTTTTTTAAATCTGGTCATGGCGAGGGATGCTgggtgtgcttttttattttttacgttgGGTTGATTTTAAGGAATTAGGCTTGACGAGGCTGCAAAATCCAATACATATGTGTAACATCAAGAGCAAATCAGGTGCTCACGTGTGCTGGTAAAAAGATATAAGATAGTGGTTTAACAATTTCTCTCCCCATATGGGCATTCAATTAACAATTCAACCACTCTAATGAGTTTAGTTGAAATAC carries:
- the ndufaf1 gene encoding complex I intermediate-associated protein 30, mitochondrial translates to MALTPMKQITTLHRGHFLTLSPSLCSLVCGKRVNFMGEYRRPGQPRDNTPPWKKIQFSFSKGVEGVQKHLGLLKDEMFQRFVGPQGRPLQVHMQEQTQVQWEFRGPESLSQWVVSSDREIGGRSEAYLKLGRNSNTCLLYGTLCSTPPRDGETRYSGYCTLRSKQPMMSFDRKKHYDWSSFNTLYLRIRGDGRPWMINITAETYFTHQSDDMYNYFLFTRGGPYWEEVKIPFSKFFISSRGRIQDEQHPLWLDKINTIGFTLGDKADGPFQLEIDFIAVCNDRAHTEEFAYEVYKRNPEV